cccaaGAGAACAAAAAAGAGACTAGTTGGTTGGAAACAATAGACAAAGATGCCAGAATTACCTCAACAAGCACAACAATACGATCTTTGTTTTTAGCAGGAAacacgaaaaataaatataatttgtcagCACTTACACGATTCTCGGCCACAGACGTAGATAAATGCCTACACCACTTAGGGTTTTCAAATATCTGTCTGATAACGTACTGCCTGAAAGCGTATAATTATAACCTAGAAACTCAGCAGGGTTTATTACAACTAAAAGAACAGTAGTATTAATGTATTGCTACTGTACTCTAATGGCTAATTATGAAACTATTACTCAAGCTATCGCCATGTTTCCTATTCCACAATTTTgtgtaatagtaaaaaataaaaatattagtgtttccaggtattgtgattgGTATcattgtcgctgttatcttatctttctcgagaatcccgattacggccgcgcggcatcacatgatttgcacggtacataattgcctttccattacaattaaatttatatttctgatcagcccctctagaatttgatattttactgataggtactatctcgagggatgtttttctttcaccgaaggtgctgccaaagctgatggccggaggcactcgcattttgggtggcggagtgtgatcaagaataaaaacaagttttaacacgttcgctaccgatatgttaaataaaaaacatatatatagacCAGCTGTCCCATATATGCGCCGTACGGTTTTTACTCCTGGACCAGCGTCCCACATATGAGCCGCTCGGGCCCGCTGATACAGACCGACGGCGCATATTTGGGACAGTGTTctattgttactaataatatCCTGACAAATCACTGGTCTATTTTAACGGTTTAATATTTTCGTATCGGTCTCTGGGGGTGTCTGGCGCAAATATGGGACGGTTGGTCTCTGGATAAGTCAAAGTCAATGACCTGTATTTACGGTATATATTTCACTGGTCTCAACAGTATTAGTTTGTGAAATGCTCGTCCGGCCGCGCCACTGCAGCAGAGCACGTGGTTCActaagtttgaggttatgttcagtgAATGAGGTTACGTTCTGTGAGTAAGTTTACGTACTGTATAAGCTTCTATCTGATTTTTTATGAACATGGAGCCAAATAGAAAACGAAGGCGTGTGTGTACCAACAGTGAGATTGACCGTGAGTtaattgatagtgacagtgacactgaaataagttctttattttcatcagatGGTAACAGTGAGTACATTCCAACCTCTAACAGTAGTGATGATTCTAGTAGTGAAGTAGACCGCAATGAAGTTGTTACTGAAGTAGAGGCACATGAATATGTgcagaatcaaaataattttaccgatGATGTTAATGTACAGTTCGTTGCCAATGAAGTCCACAATGATCATATCAGTATTAATGGTTGTTGGACTGACACGAACAAAGTCCCACTAATTCATGATTTTGTGGGTGAAGAAAAAGTGAATATACAAACAACTGATCCAGTTGAAGTGTTTGGCAATATTTTTGACACCGCCCTGTTAGAAAAAATTGTCACATGGACAAACACCAGAGCTGGAATCATGCGAGGGACACCTCTTTCCAAACATGCTCATCTAAACTTTTGGGAAAATGTTTCtgttgaagaattgaaaaaatttttaggtttgtgtATGTTGATGGGTAATGTAAACCTTCCATCTATAAAACACTATTGGTCCAAGGACGGCTTATATGAGCATCCTATCTTTGGCCGGACCATGTCCCGCAAtcgttttgaatgtattttaagatgtttgtgtttttatgatccaaaCATAGACTCCACAGACAATAGGATGCATAAAATTGAGAATGTCCTCAATGATATCTTAGCAAACTCTGTTAGGGTTTACAGCCCTGGGAAGTCACTTTCTCTAGATGAGGCTATGGTCCTCTTCAGAGGCCGACTGTCGTTTCggcagtatataaaaaacaaatcacacaAGTACGGTATAAAACTGTACGAACTGACAACATCTGAtggattcattttaaatatcatcatCTACTTAGGAAAGGGGACACTTATTGACAAAGAAAAGGGCCACGCCTTTGAAGTTGTGAGAAAGTTAATGCAGAACTACCTCGGCAAAGGCCACATAATCTTTCTCGACAATTTCTACAACAGCGTGGACCTGGCCGAGTACCTCATGACCAACCAGACTAACATGTGTGGTACTCTACAGTCAAATAGAGTTGGGAATCCGCAAGTTGTGGtgcaaacaaaactgaaaaagggGGAGTGTGTGTGAGCCGTCAAAGAGGTGACGTTACCGTCATGAAATGGCgagataaaagaaatgttttgactATTTCAACTTCAAATGGCCCCGAGATGGaggaaacaagaacaaaaagggGAGAAGTGATCCAAAAGCCCAGCATGGTTGTTCGCTACAACAAGGGTATGAGTGGGATTGATCGCAGTGATCAAATGATCTCTTATTATTCCACTCCTAGAAAGTCTCTTCggtggtacataaaaaatatttttccacctgCTAGATGTATCACTGTGGAACAgcacatttattttttccaaattgacAACGAAGACAACCTATCTGAATTTCagagacattattataaaacaatacattcatgTAGAACCCATTCCACGGAAACCTCGCCCCATCCGCTCTTCACAGACGACTCATGCTCCTGTCAAGCTGGAAAAGCGACTGAGGTGCCATGTCTGCCGAGAAGCACACAATACAAGGAAGCAAACCTTTTATGCCTGCTCTATTTGCAAGGACTCTAAAGACAAACCATTTGGCCTTTGCATGCCAACTTGTTTCAATCTATGGCATGAGAAGTAGGCCCAAACATCCAATTTATCTCAAGTacacttttgtttgaatttatttgtaatctttgtaatgtaaaagtttgatttatatgtcttataaaatatgtaaaataaacttgttcatGGAATAggtgtgtttttttgttaaaaattatccttgaatctaaagtatttcaacaaataaatagtggCTCATATTTGGGACACTCGGTCTATGATACCATTTTGATGCTATAGACCGACCGGCTCATATATGCGCcgtaataaaataatgctaaaaaccgcaaaaacagaaatatacatcaaatatatatataattagggttattacaaagtataataacctatttaaacaaaatcttaccATCGGTCTGTGATGAAGGGCACACCAATATTAACTTGGTCTGTGTGTAAAGATCGTATTTCTGACGTCGGTCTCTCGTAATAACCCGGCCGGCGCATATATGCGCCgctcggtagcgaacgtgttaagtgttttttcaataaagagtttagtaatgtttgtttttgttgaatttttgtgtgtttagagaaatgtagaggtaaaacacggaagtacaacaaagcgacgaaccagctgaacgggcggcgagactctgcaatcacgttatctactagaccgctcgactttgacctctgtctgaggatggggaggggtttgcgataagacaattcctgttttatattgacgaaatattgttctacgctaatctagtaatcagtagaagcaaaatgtcaaataacgattcatgtctgggtgtggtcggtataatcccaaagtacctaataaTCATTTGgtaagattttcaaaataaacccaGCTAAAAGGTGTtgcaatattaatgttaaattagaaTCAGGTTGTGTAAAATGATTCAGAGGTGGTCCTAAATCTTTcaagctaaataaaaaaaaaaattaattttccatatcAAAATAATATGGTTTCTGGAGCAATTTAATCTCTCCATGTCTGAGTCCTTACCTTAACCATACCTTCCTCGCCTCCAGAAGCCACCCAAAGTCCATCAGGGCTGAACTTGACACTGTTCACACTCTGTGAGTGCCCTTTGTACGTGAAGATACAGCCCTTCCGTCGGACATCCCATACCTAAGGAGAATAACAAGTGCTGTATCACTCAAATACTGCTTATTTAACATGAAActtattgacaaaaaaaaaaaaaaatgttgcagCTGACTAATTAAACACTGcttcaaaaatttaatgaaacatttgaGCTGTATTATTGAATACAGTAGTATGACACActcttaataaacaaatataaatattttacaaacaacataaaaaacaccTTCACAAATACTGAGTGTGTTTTACCTGTATCTCAAGCCTCCCTGACCAGAGCAAATTCCTGATATGATCAAAAGTTTACTTGGTCATATTTAGTGAAAATTGATAAATCATGTCGACTCAGATGATGCTGTAATTGATTCAAGTAATCCTGCATAGAACCAATTCTAAGCCTAGATTAACGCTTATACCCAGAAGAAAGATACCAATTTTGTTGAAGTGACATGCTAAAGCATTGGAAATTACCTAGCACCAAGTGTGATGCTTAATGGTTGAATTCTATAAGCAGTTATTTGAGGGATAGAGAATTAAATACATTCATTcaacattattaaaactaaactagtGCTGTCAAGAAAGTAATTgacattttgaaaaacaaaattaacaaagcaaaagaaaaacttctaatttttaaattttaaagctacaTTCTTAGGCTATTGCAGTTTCTCGATTACACGTTTAAAGAAATTTACTGACTGGTCTCCACTGGTTAATGGTGTGAAGTTTGGTGTCAATACTGAAGTTCAAGAACAGCATCACAATGTAATCAAGAAGTTCATTCCGTGTTTATCGTagtcttaaaaaaaattagtgatGCAGCAAACATTtgcttttgtttttcttttttttaaatcctctgtaAAAATTTATGGAACCTATCTGGCACAAGATTTGTGGTAGCCAAGCTTTTTTGTGTTTCAACATACAAACTTTGAGAAATTTAGGAGAACTGTTATAAAAGTTTAATGGTTGTAAAACTgcaattttcacaaaattttaaattaatttttgtcaataaatCTTCAACAACCAGGTTAGGTCAACCATTGTGAACACTGCCTCATTTCCACTTTTTATTTCATTCCCATAAATGTCACAAAGTTGGCGATGGATTTCAATGAATTTGTCAATAAAAACCTAATCACTGACCTCACTTCACATGAGGTAAGAATTTTAGTACAGCGCATATTTTTACTAGCGGCAGTGAGAAAGCAGGAGATATAATACGCTTGCTACCATAACTCAATGCATACTAGGTGCAACATCACGTTACGATGATTTCTAACTATGCCCATTACCAAGCTGATCCTaaatttctgctattttcttgaCAACCCtcgaatatttattactgaaacaaaaaaggatctaaatatttcatattgtaacAAAAATCAAATCTGATTACTGGCCATGGATCCTTGGTTTAATGCCTAGTCACTCGCTCTACCAAAATCGAATTCTCAAAATCTGTTCATGCTCATGTTTACCTTGACACTGCTGTCGAGGGAAGCGGAGGTGAGGAAATCACCATACGGATGGAAGTCAACGGCCCGTAGTCCTGAACGGTGGCCAGTGAGAGTTCGCATGATCTTGGTAGCCTCCAGGTCCCAGATTTTGAGCACTCCCCCTGCAGAACCGGCCGCTACTAACTCCTCCGTGTGGTTGAACCTCACCGTTTCCACTGATGTTATGTGTCCGTTCAGGCTCTGagacacacacaaaataataaatacgagaaaaagaagtttttttcttttcatttaagcAAGAACCTAGaaattggtactttggtattatctggaggctattatttttggaacagttttttttaccGGAGacctaaaaaaattacaatattataaaaaacagacTTCATTTGACTTATTGTGATAAtcacatgtcattatgacgatcggttcttgttttctgctaCCAAAAGCAAGTGATGTTGGCAAGAAGGCAGCCACGCTGTTCTTatctactttttaatattatgcgGTATAAGCAGGTTTAAGTcaagttatcataaatatgttactagtagtatcATATTTGTATCAGGTTAAAGATGACCTATACAAACGCTCACATGATTTTTCCACCAGAAGTGCGGGGTAGCAGCACCACCGAAGCCTACAGTGATGACCAGaggcatttctgatcggtactttTCCAACGTCAAATCACGTTATGCgatctaaattcaagctcagatcatgtgagtaCTCGTAAATGTCgacttttaacttttatatttataataggtaTGTATATGTACCCTATAACAAATAACAGATAGGGCTGCCTTCTTGCCAAAATCGCTTCTTTTCAGTAGGCAGAAGACAAGAAACATGGGTCATAATGGCATGCAATCTTCACAGTAAGTCAAGTTCTTTCTAATAGTTTTGTAGATCCTCAGTaacaaaaactgtttcaaaaatagTGTCCTCcggaaaataccaaaataatgaGAAATTCCTCCTGATTGGATAAGGTtggagtaggggccacctcctgttgAGATCCTCTGAGGAGGGATAGGTTGGACTATACGTGTCATGACCTCTTGGAAGAAGTGGAGGCTAGCTCTGTTCTAAACACTTCCAGTCAAAGCAGTAGTCTCTCATACTAGCAAGAGTCTTTAACACTGAGGGGGTTtgacccactccaacagtcattctcTGCAGTAGACTACACCTATCAATCAACACCTataccccaatatctcgacatttatagttagtgatgtaccactcctggacatccaaagGATTGTCTAGATTTAAGTGTAACACATAGACTTTTgatgtacccagtgtaggtttaaCTGTAAGGTATATATCagccagaaatataaaaacttctggaaaaaaaaagaaattagttCATCTTATAAAGGGGTTCAGTAGAACCAGAAGTTACAGAGCAATACTCCTGACCATCCAGAATGGACTTCATTATGATGGCTTCAACATATTCTAGCATTTCcagaattttttatgttatcagACTCAAGTACTTAATTATCTGAAtgtattaaattctaaattaaagaGATGGTCCTGACACAAAATTCAACTTAAGCTTCCAGTCtttgtacataattaatattaatccccATTTATTTATTAGGAACATTATACTTATATTAACAACAAAGGAACACTATC
This genomic stretch from Homalodisca vitripennis isolate AUS2020 chromosome 6, UT_GWSS_2.1, whole genome shotgun sequence harbors:
- the LOC124365397 gene encoding katanin p80 WD40 repeat-containing subunit B1-like, with protein sequence MAANTKRLWKVQEFKAHSANVNCLALGQKSGRVLVTGGDDKKVNLWAIGKNNCIMSLNGHITSVETVRFNHTEELVAAGSAGGVLKIWDLEATKIMRTLTGHRSGLRAVDFHPYGDFLTSASLDSSVKVWDVRRKGCIFTYKGHSQSVNSVKFSPDGLWVASGGEEGWGYGLPPIEIPEEEFRAQISGHVPKEDVEANTEPASPIKAGRERGTTYV